A region from the Oceanidesulfovibrio marinus genome encodes:
- a CDS encoding RNA polymerase sigma factor: protein MHKDTHSENTGPCRTLDMNDLDACLAGDEKAWRRLITEYGPLLRRAVRWTLRHRAAKNSYPTLEADTDDVFQEICFRLVRSEYRLLKTYDPKRSAFSTWLCVVARSAALDHLRNRRDMVQMSPDEVDQLVAVQDGEGGMLALPRGVLSARQAYVLHLAFEKDASTGEIASLMDVHPQTVRSMRNSALARLRWHYTNNDGRQENIKDSSRNRKQVQSSVRLLQHIGIS from the coding sequence ATGCATAAGGACACGCACTCTGAAAATACAGGACCCTGCCGCACGCTGGACATGAACGATCTGGACGCCTGCCTGGCCGGTGACGAGAAGGCCTGGCGCAGGCTCATAACAGAGTACGGACCGCTGCTGCGCCGTGCCGTGCGCTGGACCCTGCGGCACAGGGCGGCAAAAAATTCCTACCCCACGCTGGAGGCGGATACGGACGACGTGTTCCAGGAGATTTGCTTCCGGCTGGTACGCAGCGAGTACCGGCTGCTGAAAACCTACGACCCCAAGCGTAGCGCCTTTTCCACATGGCTCTGCGTCGTGGCGCGCAGCGCGGCGCTGGACCATCTGCGCAACCGCCGGGACATGGTGCAGATGTCGCCGGACGAGGTGGACCAGCTCGTGGCGGTCCAGGACGGGGAGGGCGGCATGCTGGCCCTGCCGCGGGGCGTTCTCTCCGCCCGGCAGGCTTATGTGCTCCACCTGGCCTTTGAAAAGGACGCCAGCACCGGCGAGATCGCCTCGCTGATGGATGTGCATCCCCAAACAGTGCGCAGCATGCGCAACAGCGCGCTGGCCCGTCTGCGCTGGCACTACACCAACAATGATGGACGTCAAGAAAACATTAAGGATAGCTCAAGAAATCGTAAGCAAGTGCAAAGTAGTGTAAGATTGCTGCAACATATCGGAATATCTTAA
- a CDS encoding flagellin: MSLVINHNLMAANVQRNLSSAYANLSTSTERLSSGLRINSAADDAAGLAIRELMRSDIAALNQGVRNANDAISLIQTADGALGVIDEKLIRMKELAEQAATGTYNSDQRLIIDSEYQAMASEITRIANATDFNGVYLLNGNLSSSSHDGSGMQASGKMKIHFGTANDSAEDYYYIQINTATAEALGLGSAAGNSISTQEAAQKALDMIDNAIISKDNIRANLGALQNRLENTISNLEIQSENLQAAESRISDVDVSLEMTQFVRNQVLTQSAVAMLSQANSLPQMAMQLLG; the protein is encoded by the coding sequence ATGAGCCTGGTTATCAACCACAACCTGATGGCGGCGAACGTTCAACGCAACCTGAGCAGCGCGTACGCAAACCTGTCCACTTCCACGGAGCGTCTTTCTTCCGGACTGCGCATCAACAGCGCGGCTGACGATGCAGCCGGTCTGGCCATCCGCGAGCTTATGCGCTCGGACATTGCAGCGCTCAACCAGGGCGTGCGCAACGCCAACGACGCCATCAGCCTGATCCAGACGGCGGACGGCGCACTGGGCGTCATCGACGAAAAGCTGATCCGCATGAAGGAGCTGGCCGAGCAGGCCGCCACCGGCACCTACAACTCGGACCAGCGGCTGATCATCGACTCCGAGTATCAGGCCATGGCCTCGGAGATCACCCGTATCGCCAACGCCACGGACTTCAACGGGGTCTACCTGCTCAACGGCAACCTGTCTTCGAGCAGCCACGACGGCTCCGGCATGCAGGCCTCCGGCAAGATGAAGATCCACTTCGGCACGGCCAACGACTCGGCGGAAGACTACTACTACATCCAGATCAATACGGCCACGGCCGAGGCGCTGGGCCTGGGCTCGGCCGCCGGCAACTCCATCTCCACGCAGGAGGCCGCCCAGAAGGCCCTGGACATGATCGACAATGCCATCATCTCCAAGGACAACATCCGCGCGAACCTGGGCGCGCTGCAGAACAGGCTGGAGAACACCATCTCCAACCTGGAGATCCAGTCCGAAAACCTGCAGGCCGCGGAGTCGCGCATCTCGGACGTGGACGTATCCCTGGAGATGACTCAGTTCGTGCGCAACCAGGTGCTTACGCAATCAGCCGTGGCCATGCTTTCCCAGGCAAACTCCCTGCCCCAGATGGCCATGCAGCTTCTTGGCTAG
- the fliD gene encoding flagellar filament capping protein FliD — protein MTEYWSGAITFTGLGSGTDFDSVIEATMNVESYRLNRMKIWGDQWSSKLDQVEEISSELALYKTKLQSMDSTNEFLAKSASSSSSAVASVTAGSGVEVGTHALEVKQKAQNDIWSTSSGWDKSSSVITETDTTFSVQYGDDEYTIDVSAGTTLEGFVRLINNDADMGDAVRANIIDDGNELHLQLRGLDLGADNAVTIVDKGSDSIDGLSPADFRNSQQAQNAKFKIDGYPEGEDEWIERDSNTFSDVIDGLTITIHGSSYGETVDLTVATDTEAVIANIESFLERTNAIRDAIAALDEDMELTNEDGEEVDTTGYEVRGNYGMDIIEQSLQNILASAGLGFEYYDADDNTGDRYASLASIGISTDADENSTTFGHLIIDYEELEEALTKDPDAVARLFAADNDGVSYDSEVSFDSSISNMTKPGEYEVEYTVENGAIVSATIGGEEANVDGWSITSVTGDSSGLAVTANMHADGTYSGTIYLRQGKINQTLDALDSFTSAEGGTLNIIEDSYKDIIKNNKTAMEKEEARLELKHQNLVEKYAALEALLGEYEDVNSSLESLIADLE, from the coding sequence ATGACTGAATACTGGTCCGGCGCCATCACCTTCACCGGTCTTGGCAGCGGCACGGACTTCGACAGCGTCATCGAAGCCACCATGAACGTGGAGAGCTACCGCCTCAACCGCATGAAGATTTGGGGCGATCAGTGGAGCTCCAAGCTGGATCAGGTGGAGGAGATCAGCTCGGAGCTCGCACTCTACAAGACAAAGCTCCAGAGCATGGACTCCACCAACGAGTTCCTGGCCAAGTCCGCCTCCAGCTCCAGCAGCGCCGTGGCCTCGGTCACGGCCGGTTCCGGCGTCGAGGTCGGCACCCACGCCCTGGAGGTGAAGCAGAAGGCTCAGAACGACATCTGGAGCACCAGCTCCGGCTGGGACAAATCCAGCAGCGTCATCACCGAGACCGACACCACCTTCTCCGTGCAGTACGGCGACGACGAGTACACCATCGACGTGTCGGCCGGCACCACGCTCGAAGGGTTTGTGCGGCTCATCAACAACGATGCGGACATGGGCGACGCCGTGCGTGCCAACATCATCGACGACGGCAATGAGCTGCACCTGCAGCTTCGCGGCCTGGACCTGGGCGCGGACAACGCCGTGACCATCGTGGACAAGGGCAGCGACTCCATTGACGGCCTCTCGCCCGCTGACTTCCGGAACAGCCAGCAGGCCCAGAACGCCAAGTTCAAGATAGACGGCTACCCGGAAGGTGAGGACGAATGGATCGAGCGCGACAGCAACACCTTCAGCGACGTCATCGACGGACTGACCATCACCATTCACGGTTCCAGCTACGGCGAGACCGTGGACCTGACCGTGGCCACGGACACCGAAGCCGTCATCGCCAACATCGAGAGCTTCCTGGAGCGGACCAACGCCATCCGGGACGCCATCGCCGCCCTGGACGAGGACATGGAACTGACCAACGAGGACGGCGAGGAGGTGGACACCACGGGCTACGAGGTCCGCGGCAACTACGGCATGGATATCATCGAGCAGAGCCTGCAGAACATCCTGGCCTCGGCCGGCCTGGGCTTCGAGTACTACGACGCCGATGATAACACCGGCGACCGCTACGCCAGCCTGGCCTCCATCGGTATCTCCACGGACGCGGACGAGAATTCCACCACCTTCGGCCACCTGATTATCGATTACGAGGAGCTGGAAGAAGCGCTCACCAAGGACCCGGACGCCGTGGCCAGGCTCTTTGCCGCGGACAACGACGGCGTCTCCTACGACAGCGAGGTCTCCTTCGACTCCTCCATCAGCAACATGACCAAGCCCGGCGAGTACGAGGTGGAGTACACGGTGGAGAACGGCGCCATCGTCTCCGCCACCATCGGCGGGGAGGAGGCCAACGTGGACGGCTGGTCCATCACCAGCGTCACCGGCGACAGCTCCGGCCTGGCAGTGACGGCCAACATGCATGCCGACGGCACATACAGCGGCACCATCTACCTGCGCCAGGGCAAGATCAACCAGACCCTCGACGCGCTGGATTCGTTCACCTCGGCGGAAGGAGGCACCTTGAATATCATCGAAGACAGCTACAAGGACATCATCAAGAACAACAAGACCGCCATGGAGAAGGAGGAGGCGCGGCTTGAGCTCAAGCACCAGAACCTGGTGGAGAAGTATGCGGCCCTGGAGGCGCTGCTGGGCGAGTACGAGGATGTCAACTCCTCGCTGGAGTCCCTTATCGCCGACCTGGAGTAA
- the flgL gene encoding flagellar hook-associated protein FlgL, with translation MRVSFNMIYNQSVSGMNSRLSEMMRLNEQSASQKKINRPSDDPSGMCRSLDLRSTLSSMDQYLENIDTAEAWLSQADDELNLASDVLTRLEEIAEQASTGTYSDEQRQMIAAEARELMEELMGIANSEYAGDSIFAGSRTDTNAYTMVMSSTVRDADGSSLEVAEVTGASDYTVYVEFTDSGEVGTDALGYRYSTDGGDTWQEGTLAAGDTTLDCGGVQAELVSGSTVTATAEAGEGDGTVLWLRPAAEYLGNVQDEAAVVHYGASPVSARAEGSFSSGVLVRVDSGGTLPGPFEYSYSTNGGSSWSTGHTTSDATFDIPGGHVELTPDGGSTVADGDQFLVQPQNAAIVVETGPASSVQINNVGKDIFGGLYTPAGGDTAIAAEPLEENLFEAVGELVGYLETNNQDGAADCLDKLTRAHERLTVAAGDVGGKETRLVFSRNSVETVQSTAKANISHLEDADITQLTSDLAKAETAYQAVLRSSAQIMNLSLLNYI, from the coding sequence ATGCGAGTTTCCTTCAATATGATCTACAACCAGTCCGTCTCGGGCATGAACAGCCGGCTCTCCGAGATGATGCGGCTCAACGAACAGAGCGCCTCGCAGAAGAAAATCAACCGCCCCTCGGACGATCCCTCCGGTATGTGCCGCAGCCTGGACCTGCGCTCCACCCTGAGCAGCATGGACCAGTACCTGGAGAACATCGACACGGCCGAGGCTTGGCTCTCCCAGGCCGACGACGAGCTGAACCTGGCCAGCGACGTGCTCACCCGGCTGGAGGAGATCGCCGAGCAAGCCTCCACCGGCACGTACTCCGACGAGCAGCGCCAGATGATCGCCGCCGAAGCGCGGGAGCTCATGGAAGAGCTCATGGGCATCGCCAACAGCGAGTACGCCGGCGACTCCATCTTTGCCGGCTCCAGGACAGACACCAACGCCTACACCATGGTCATGAGCTCCACGGTCCGCGATGCGGACGGCTCGTCCCTGGAGGTTGCGGAGGTGACCGGCGCCTCTGACTACACCGTGTACGTGGAGTTCACAGACTCCGGCGAGGTGGGCACGGACGCCCTGGGCTACCGCTATTCCACGGACGGCGGCGATACCTGGCAGGAAGGAACCCTGGCCGCGGGCGACACCACCCTGGACTGCGGCGGCGTGCAGGCCGAGCTCGTCTCCGGCTCCACCGTCACGGCCACCGCCGAGGCGGGCGAGGGCGACGGCACTGTGCTCTGGCTCCGGCCGGCGGCCGAGTATCTGGGCAATGTGCAGGACGAGGCCGCTGTGGTGCACTACGGCGCGTCCCCGGTCTCGGCCCGGGCCGAAGGCTCCTTCTCCTCCGGCGTGCTCGTGCGCGTGGACTCCGGCGGCACCCTGCCCGGACCTTTCGAGTACTCCTACAGCACCAACGGCGGCAGCAGCTGGAGCACCGGCCACACTACCTCGGACGCCACCTTCGATATCCCCGGCGGCCACGTGGAGCTGACGCCCGATGGGGGTTCGACAGTGGCCGACGGCGACCAGTTCCTGGTCCAGCCGCAGAACGCGGCCATCGTGGTGGAGACCGGGCCGGCCAGCTCAGTCCAGATCAACAACGTGGGCAAGGACATCTTCGGCGGGCTCTACACCCCGGCGGGCGGCGACACCGCCATTGCCGCGGAGCCCCTGGAGGAGAACCTCTTCGAGGCCGTGGGCGAGCTGGTCGGATACCTGGAGACCAACAACCAGGACGGCGCGGCCGACTGCCTGGACAAGCTCACCCGAGCCCACGAGCGGCTCACCGTGGCCGCGGGCGACGTGGGCGGCAAGGAGACGCGTCTGGTGTTCTCGCGCAACAGCGTAGAGACCGTCCAGTCCACGGCGAAGGCAAATATTTCCCACCTTGAGGATGCGGACATTACCCAGCTCACCTCCGATCTGGCCAAGGCCGAGACCGCCTACCAGGCCGTGCTCAGGAGCAGCGCCCAGATCATGAACCTCAGCCTGCTCAACTACATCTGA
- the flgK gene encoding flagellar hook-associated protein FlgK, whose protein sequence is MINSLLSLGERALMNAQVGISVTGDNIANIDTAGYARRTVGYATSYSVSIGGGLSVGTGAEVEEVRRNYNTLLESNYLSANSETSAWAAMAEALYNVEKLFGQTNDYGVATALDTFMDSLAALEGSSDDNSEAVRQELLSYAETLVDSLSMLDSSLDDALNTLEKDAAESVDQANSLMKEIAALNASITSHPDSLELQDQRATAIRELSSLVDVQVLSDGSSVTVLTAGGQTLVEGDYAYELSWENPQVETDLSASSSFDGALYFNGASSDELLVEVTSNGPADGSASAATFRVSLDGGDTWLTDEDGAVMQFTAGGYEDKVEVAGVEIWFGQSGDSGAPTTTNLAAGDTFDVMPKSGLYWHATTGGKVNITPLQGEGTNNRLSGGELAGIVMARDEGLLAYQEELDALARELIWEVNYQHSQGAGLEHYTGASGSYEVDDETIPLAESSLPYADHLQAGGLAFAFYDKDTGEALGVEALDFSSITPGTANFDPEVHSLQDVADAINASYPGQLQADIQDGQLQLTAASGVEFEFAGDSSGLLAAVGLNTFFTGSNASDMAVDPRVAADTDRINAATVDGAGEVASGDSSNAVALAAMADKEVRLDSVHSGTSQSLSSHLHALTGKVGADTDAAARNYTQSNALAAELDARQQEVAGVNMDEELTNLMRYQQAYQAASTLIQTTNELFDTLMSLKS, encoded by the coding sequence ATGATCAACTCGCTGCTGAGCCTGGGAGAACGGGCGCTGATGAACGCCCAGGTGGGCATCTCCGTAACAGGCGACAACATCGCCAACATCGATACGGCAGGCTATGCACGCCGCACCGTGGGCTACGCTACCAGTTACTCCGTCTCCATCGGCGGCGGGCTGAGCGTGGGCACCGGCGCCGAGGTCGAGGAAGTTCGCCGCAACTACAACACCCTGCTGGAGTCCAACTACCTGTCGGCCAACAGCGAGACCTCAGCCTGGGCCGCCATGGCCGAGGCCCTCTACAATGTGGAGAAGCTCTTTGGCCAGACCAACGACTACGGCGTGGCCACAGCCCTGGACACTTTCATGGACAGCCTCGCCGCCCTGGAGGGTTCTTCGGATGACAACAGCGAGGCTGTCCGGCAGGAGCTCTTGAGCTACGCCGAGACCCTGGTGGACAGCCTGTCCATGCTCGACTCCTCCCTGGACGACGCCCTGAACACGCTGGAAAAGGACGCCGCCGAGAGCGTGGACCAGGCCAACTCCCTGATGAAGGAAATCGCCGCGCTCAACGCGAGCATCACCAGCCATCCTGACAGCCTGGAGCTGCAGGACCAGCGCGCCACGGCCATCCGCGAGCTCTCCAGCCTGGTGGACGTGCAGGTGCTGAGCGACGGGAGCAGCGTCACCGTGCTCACCGCCGGCGGCCAGACCCTGGTGGAGGGCGATTACGCCTACGAGCTCTCCTGGGAGAACCCGCAGGTAGAGACGGACCTGAGCGCGTCATCATCCTTTGACGGCGCGCTCTACTTCAACGGCGCCAGCTCGGACGAGCTACTCGTGGAGGTCACGTCCAACGGCCCGGCAGACGGCTCGGCCTCGGCCGCCACCTTCCGCGTCTCCCTGGACGGCGGCGACACCTGGCTCACGGATGAGGACGGCGCGGTCATGCAGTTCACGGCCGGCGGGTACGAGGACAAGGTGGAGGTGGCCGGCGTGGAGATCTGGTTCGGCCAGAGCGGCGACTCCGGCGCTCCCACGACCACCAACCTTGCCGCGGGCGACACCTTCGACGTCATGCCCAAGTCCGGCCTGTACTGGCACGCTACCACCGGCGGCAAGGTCAACATCACGCCGCTGCAGGGCGAAGGCACCAACAACCGCCTCTCCGGCGGCGAGCTGGCCGGCATTGTCATGGCCCGCGACGAGGGCCTCCTGGCCTATCAGGAAGAGCTGGACGCCCTGGCCAGGGAGCTGATCTGGGAGGTCAACTACCAGCACAGCCAGGGCGCCGGACTGGAGCACTACACCGGCGCGTCGGGCAGCTACGAGGTGGACGACGAGACCATTCCCCTGGCCGAGAGCTCCCTGCCCTATGCCGACCATCTCCAGGCCGGCGGTCTGGCCTTCGCCTTCTACGACAAGGACACGGGCGAAGCCCTGGGCGTGGAGGCGTTGGACTTCTCCTCCATCACACCAGGTACGGCCAACTTCGATCCAGAGGTCCACTCCCTCCAGGATGTGGCCGACGCGATCAACGCCAGCTATCCCGGCCAGCTCCAGGCGGACATCCAGGATGGACAGCTCCAGCTCACAGCCGCCAGCGGCGTGGAGTTCGAGTTCGCCGGGGACAGCAGCGGCCTGCTCGCCGCCGTGGGCCTGAACACCTTCTTTACCGGCAGCAATGCCTCGGACATGGCCGTGGACCCCAGGGTGGCCGCGGACACGGACAGGATCAACGCCGCCACGGTGGACGGTGCCGGCGAGGTCGCCTCCGGCGACAGCTCCAACGCAGTGGCCCTGGCCGCCATGGCCGACAAGGAGGTCCGCCTGGACAGCGTGCACTCCGGCACCTCGCAGTCATTGTCCAGCCACCTCCACGCCCTGACGGGCAAGGTGGGGGCGGACACGGACGCCGCGGCGCGCAACTACACCCAGTCCAACGCCCTGGCCGCGGAGCTGGACGCCAGGCAGCAGGAAGTGGCCGGCGTCAACATGGACGAGGAGCTGACCAACCTGATGCGCTACCAGCAGGCCTACCAGGCGGCCAGCACCCTTATCCAGACCACCAACGAGCTGTTCGACACGCTCATGTCCCTGAAATCGTGA
- a CDS encoding flagellar hook protein FlgE: protein MSTLTGAMYTGIAGLSTHSKGISVVGNNLANSSTVGYKSTSIQFEDMFYSSLHTANGPDQIGHGSSVSTLYSDFSAGSYEDTASPTDVACTGKGFFVVTDPTTGRNYYTRAGHFSFNEDGYLINAQGYRVQGWEADPAHKGNGVSTKGALGDIRFDDLQSPPEATSFMTLLVNLDKDSEERSANPTDPFFSLQQEWDGTADPPMGENSYTYQSSMVVYDEAGGSHEVTIYFDPVQDDSVVSDAGGGQVWEYIITCDPSEDGRTIDGQELSSTSSAGLLMTGTLTFDSSSQLTGMTAFTLNGAATGDLHDLTNWTPADIGDDGNPMFTANFSGSDNASYTGDAEALNIGIDFGIHDNTPSATGWDSAVADASLIGSDIANLFNFEEPVISSNATTAYGRSSSTLSRSQDGYPPGFLEDVEIDDNGVITGIFSNDQSMELYVLGLADFANYQGLINEGGNLYSASGDSGLPITGVAGTNQFGSVASNKLELSNVDYSGEMVDLIRYQRGYQSNSKVITTVDTLLQEAINLKR from the coding sequence ATGAGCACCCTGACAGGCGCCATGTATACCGGCATCGCCGGTCTCTCCACCCACAGCAAGGGCATCTCCGTGGTGGGCAACAACCTGGCCAACTCCAGCACCGTCGGCTACAAGTCCACCTCCATCCAGTTCGAGGACATGTTCTACTCCTCTCTGCACACGGCCAACGGCCCGGACCAGATAGGCCACGGCTCCTCGGTCTCCACCCTGTACAGCGATTTTTCCGCCGGCTCCTACGAGGACACAGCGTCCCCGACTGATGTGGCCTGCACCGGCAAGGGCTTTTTCGTCGTCACCGATCCCACCACCGGCAGAAACTACTACACCCGCGCCGGCCACTTCTCCTTCAACGAGGACGGATACCTCATCAACGCGCAGGGCTACCGCGTCCAGGGATGGGAAGCGGACCCAGCGCACAAAGGCAACGGCGTCAGCACCAAGGGCGCGCTGGGCGACATCCGCTTCGACGATCTGCAGTCCCCGCCCGAGGCCACCTCGTTCATGACCCTGCTGGTGAACCTCGACAAGGACAGCGAGGAACGCTCGGCCAACCCCACAGACCCCTTCTTCTCCCTGCAGCAGGAGTGGGACGGCACGGCCGACCCGCCCATGGGCGAGAACAGCTACACCTACCAAAGCTCCATGGTGGTCTACGACGAGGCCGGCGGCTCCCACGAGGTCACGATCTACTTCGACCCCGTGCAGGATGACAGCGTGGTCAGCGACGCCGGCGGCGGCCAGGTCTGGGAGTACATCATCACCTGCGATCCTTCCGAGGACGGCCGCACCATCGACGGCCAGGAGCTCTCCAGCACCTCCAGCGCCGGCCTGCTCATGACCGGCACCCTGACCTTCGATTCCTCCAGCCAGCTCACGGGCATGACCGCCTTTACCCTGAACGGCGCGGCCACCGGCGATCTGCACGACCTGACCAACTGGACCCCGGCCGATATCGGCGACGACGGCAACCCCATGTTCACGGCCAACTTCTCGGGCTCGGACAACGCCAGCTACACCGGCGACGCCGAGGCTTTGAACATCGGCATCGATTTCGGCATCCACGACAACACGCCCTCGGCCACCGGCTGGGACAGCGCCGTGGCCGATGCCTCACTCATAGGCTCGGACATCGCCAACCTCTTCAACTTCGAGGAGCCGGTCATCAGCTCCAACGCCACCACGGCGTACGGCCGCTCCTCCTCGACCTTGAGCCGGTCGCAGGACGGTTATCCCCCCGGTTTCCTGGAAGATGTGGAGATCGACGACAACGGCGTGATCACGGGCATCTTCTCCAACGACCAGTCCATGGAACTCTACGTGCTCGGCCTGGCGGACTTCGCCAACTACCAGGGCCTGATCAACGAAGGGGGCAACCTCTACTCAGCCAGCGGAGACTCCGGCCTGCCCATCACCGGCGTGGCCGGCACCAACCAGTTCGGCTCCGTGGCCTCCAACAAGTTGGAGCTCTCCAACGTGGACTACTCCGGCGAGATGGTCGACCTGATCCGCTACCAGCGCGGCTACCAGTCCAACTCCAAGGTCATCACCACCGTGGACACGCTGCTTCAGGAAGCCATCAACCTGAAGCGCTAG
- a CDS encoding flagellar hook assembly protein FlgD, with protein METESILQSSAYTTTSTDTATPSNELDDDAFMTLFIAQLENQDPLNPMDNTDMLAQLAQFTTVEQLSSMNENIASMLDQSNAQVINSAVSYIGLDVVAEGDQVSVGDDGVSPLYYTLSDDATEAMAYIYDEDGSLVDTVALTDLTEGEHTFQWNGLNSDDEQVAKGNYSVGIIALDDQGDFISVSTLCQGTVVGMSAQNGTTVFELSDGRTVNMMSVTDVYTNSAS; from the coding sequence ATGGAAACTGAATCTATCCTTCAGTCGAGTGCATATACGACAACGTCGACCGACACGGCGACCCCTTCCAACGAGCTGGACGATGACGCCTTCATGACCCTGTTCATCGCCCAGCTGGAGAACCAGGACCCGCTGAATCCCATGGACAACACGGACATGCTCGCACAGCTCGCGCAGTTCACCACCGTGGAGCAGCTCTCCTCCATGAACGAGAACATCGCGAGCATGCTGGACCAATCCAACGCCCAGGTCATCAACAGCGCCGTGAGCTACATCGGCCTGGATGTGGTGGCCGAAGGCGACCAGGTCAGCGTGGGCGACGACGGCGTAAGCCCCCTCTACTACACGCTTTCCGACGACGCCACCGAGGCCATGGCCTACATCTACGACGAGGACGGCTCCCTGGTCGACACCGTGGCCCTCACCGACCTGACGGAAGGCGAGCACACCTTCCAGTGGAACGGCCTGAACTCCGACGACGAGCAGGTCGCCAAAGGCAACTACTCCGTCGGCATCATCGCCCTCGACGACCAGGGCGATTTCATCTCCGTCTCCACTCTCTGCCAGGGCACCGTGGTGGGCATGAGCGCCCAGAACGGCACCACCGTCTTCGAGCTCTCTGACGGCCGCACCGTAAACATGATGTCCGTCACGGACGTTTACACCAACTCCGCCTCTTAG
- a CDS encoding anti-sigma factor family protein — protein sequence MRVCIDKYIHDTGVRIWGGDIVEGLSKSSLLCPGHNTIAAYLDKRLPAKARKAVEDHMASCKECRLEIFELRKIIAQTDMYEETEEMYGN from the coding sequence ATGAGGGTATGCATCGATAAGTACATCCATGACACAGGCGTTCGAATCTGGGGCGGCGATATTGTAGAGGGACTTTCAAAAAGCTCTCTACTGTGCCCAGGACACAACACCATTGCAGCGTACCTGGATAAACGCCTTCCGGCGAAAGCGCGGAAGGCTGTTGAAGATCACATGGCGTCCTGCAAGGAATGCAGGCTGGAGATATTCGAGCTTCGCAAGATCATAGCACAAACAGATATGTATGAGGAAACGGAGGAGATGTATGGAAACTGA
- a CDS encoding TRAP transporter substrate-binding protein, with the protein MRRVIRAVSLALLAVCLTASAAFAMEIKLGIVTTPGSAQYIVAEKFKELVEERSKGDITVSIFHSASLGNETEILQQIQMNAVNMGVITLGPFDAFVPEVKVVNFPFLFKSYDHVSKILDGPLGKEVLKDIEKAGFKGLAFSENGFRNLSNNVRPVHSVEDVDGLKIRVMESALHKELWRVLGANPTPMGWPIYSELEQGVIDGQENPVSVIKVFKLYEVQKYLSLTGHVYSAHIDVANLGWFNGLDPEVQKMLSDSMYEAAVNERNWNRENEAGFLAELEKEGMIIDKNPDKASFRAKAVELKNMELFTKDPSTAALLDKFLEATK; encoded by the coding sequence ATGCGCCGCGTCATCAGAGCCGTGAGCCTCGCGCTTCTTGCCGTCTGTCTTACCGCATCCGCTGCATTCGCCATGGAAATCAAGCTCGGCATCGTCACCACGCCGGGTTCGGCCCAGTACATCGTGGCCGAGAAGTTCAAGGAGCTCGTGGAGGAGCGCTCCAAGGGCGACATCACCGTCTCCATCTTCCATAGCGCCTCCTTGGGCAACGAGACCGAGATCCTGCAGCAGATCCAGATGAACGCCGTGAACATGGGCGTCATCACCCTGGGCCCCTTCGACGCCTTTGTGCCCGAGGTCAAGGTGGTCAACTTCCCGTTCCTGTTCAAAAGCTACGACCACGTGAGCAAGATTCTGGACGGCCCCCTGGGCAAGGAAGTGCTTAAGGATATTGAGAAAGCCGGCTTCAAGGGCCTGGCCTTTTCCGAGAACGGCTTCCGCAACCTGAGCAACAACGTGCGGCCCGTGCACAGCGTGGAAGACGTGGATGGCCTCAAGATCCGCGTCATGGAAAGCGCGCTGCACAAGGAGCTCTGGCGCGTGCTGGGCGCCAACCCCACCCCCATGGGCTGGCCCATCTACTCCGAGCTGGAGCAGGGCGTTATCGACGGCCAGGAGAACCCGGTGAGCGTGATCAAGGTTTTCAAGCTCTACGAGGTTCAGAAGTACCTGAGCCTGACCGGCCATGTGTACTCCGCGCACATCGACGTGGCCAACCTGGGCTGGTTCAACGGCCTGGACCCCGAAGTCCAGAAGATGCTGAGCGACTCCATGTACGAGGCGGCCGTGAACGAGCGCAACTGGAACCGCGAGAACGAGGCGGGCTTCCTGGCCGAGCTGGAGAAGGAAGGGATGATCATCGACAAGAATCCCGACAAGGCATCCTTCCGCGCCAAGGCCGTGGAGCTGAAGAACATGGAGCTGTTCACCAAGGACCCGTCCACAGCCGCGCTGCTGGACAAGTTCCTGGAAGCCACCAAGTAG